The nucleotide sequence GGTCGAGCGCCGCGCGCAAGTACGACATCGAGGCCTGGGTGCCCACGCAGGGGGCCTTTCGCGAGCTGACCTCCACGTCGAACTGCACGACATACCAGGCGCGGCGGCTGGACGTGCGCTACCGTCCTGCGGCCGAGGACGGCGCCGCGGCGCCGAAGACCCAGCACGTCGCGACGCTCAACGGCACGCTGGCGACCACGCGCTGGATCGTCGCCCTGCTCGAGACCCACCAGCAGGCGGACGGCTCGGTGCGTGTTCCCGAGGTCCTGCGCCCCTACCTCGGCGGACTCGAGGTGATCCGCCCGCTCGCCGACGAGGGGAGCGCCCGATGACGGCCCCCTGGCTGATCGGCCTGGACGTCGACGGGACCATCATCCTGCAGGACGAGACGATGAGCCCCGGGGTGCCGGAGGCCGTCGCCCGCGTCCGGGACGCCGGGCACCTGGTGACCATCGCGACCGGGCGCAGCTGGATGGCCACGCGCCGCTACGTGGAGGAGCTCGGCCTCACGGCCGATCACGTCGTGTGCTCGAACGGAGCCGTGACGATGCGCCGCCACGGAGACGACTGGGAGCGTTGGCACGTCGAGACGTTCGACCCCACTCCCGTGCTGGAGCTGCTGCGCGATCGGCTACCCGATGCCCGCTACATGGTGGAGCTCGGTTCCGGGCAGCGTCTGTTCACCGAGCAGCTCGACGACTGGACCCTCGACGGCGGACGCCAGGTCGACTTCGACGAGCTCGGCGCCCTCCCCGTCTCCCGCATCGTCGTCGTCTCGCCGGGGCACGACGAGGACGACTTCCATCGACTCGTCGCCGACGCCGGTCTCAACGAGGTCTCGTACGCGATCGGGTGGACCGCCTGGCTGGACATCGCGCCTCAGGGCGTCGACAAGGGCACGGCGCTGGAGCGCGTGCGGGCCGAGCTCGACCTCGATCCCGCGCGGGTGCTGGTCGCCGGCGACGGGCGCAACGACATCGGGATGTTCGGCTGGGCGCGCCGTGGTGGCGGTCGTGCCGTGGCCATGGGGCAGGCGCCGGCGGAGGTGAAGGACGCGGCGGGGGAGATCACCGCCGATGTCGAGCAGGGCGGTCTCGCGACGGCTCTCGACACGCTTCCAGCGCCCGTCCAGGTCGACGCAGGAGAATAGAACTCGGCTAGACTCGCGCCTGGTCGGCAGGAGTTCCTGTCGGGAGGGTTGTCCGAGCGGCCGATGGAGCTGGTCTTGAAAACCAGTGGGCAGAGATGTCTCGTGGGTTCGAATCCCACACCCTCCGCTTCCTGAGCGCGGTCCCCCCGCCGTCGCCGAATTCGAAAGGGCCCGAGTGAGCGAGAACACCCGCCGCCGACGCACCGTCGCGCGACACGGCCAGCTGCGCTCGCCGGGGCCGGTCAGTCAGCTCCTGAAGTTCCTCTCGATCGCGATGGCCGTGGTCCTCATCAGCGGCATCGGCGTCGCCGCCTACGTGTACGTCGATCTGTCCAGCACGGTCTCCGCGAATGCCGTGGACCTCGACGGGCAGGAAGACCTCCCGCCGGACATCAGCGCCTACAAGGGCGGCTTCAACCTCGTCCTCACCGGTGTCGACACCTGCGAGGACGACTACAAGCAGTACTTCGGCGATCGCTGCTCCGGCGACGACGCCGAGGGCAATCTGAACGACGTGAACCTGCTCGTCCACGTGTCCGAGGAGCCGCGACGCATCACCGTCGTGAGCTTCCCGCGCGACCTCATGATCCCGATCCCCGAGTGCGAGGACGAGAACGGCAACGCGACGGCGGCGATGAGCAAGCAGCCGCTGAACGTCGCGTACTCGGACGGCGGGCTGAACTGCGTCGTCCGCACGATCTCGGCCCTGACCGACCAGGAGGTCCAGTTCGCGGCCTCCGTGACGTTCGGCGGCGTCATCGAGATCACGAACGCGATCGGGGGCGTCGACGTCTGCCTCGCCAACCCGATCCGCGACCGGTACACCGGCCTCGACATGGCCGCCGGCACGCACACCGTGCAGGGCCTGGAGGCCCTCCAGTTCCTCCGCACGCGCCACGGCGTCGGCGACGGCAGCGACCTGGGCCGCATCGGCAACCAGCAGCAGTACATGTCCAGCCTCGCCCGCAAGCTCATCAGCGGCGAGGTGCTGGGCAACGTGCCCGTCATGCTGAAGCTCGCCAACACGGGCATCCAGAACCTCGAGACGAGCACGTCGCTCGCCGACCCGATGATGATCGTGCAGATCGCGCTCGCCGTGAAGTCGGTGCCGTTCGAGGACATCGTCTTCGTGCAGTACCCGACGCTGACCGACTGGGACAACCCCAACAAGGTCGTGCCGAACGACGAGGCCGCCGCCACCCTCTGGGACGCGATCGAGGCCAACGCGCAGCTGCAGATCACCCACCAGAACAACAGCAATGACGGTGTGGTCGTGCAGGAGCCTGCCACGCCGACGGAGCCGGCCACGCCGACGCAGGAGGCATCGCCCGCCCCCACGACCTCTCCCGATGTGGTCGCCCTGCCCGACTCGATCAAGGGCAACTCGGCCGCTCAGCAGACCTGCTCGAACGGCAACGTGCGCTGATCGACCCTCAGGCGCTTCGCGGACGGTAGACCGTGGGCGAGTCAGGCGAGTCAGGCGAGTCAGGCGAGTCGCCTGATCCGAGCGGTGAACCGGTCGATCGTCACGGTGAAAGCGGGCTCTTCCGGGCGGTTCAGATGGCCGTGGGTGGTGCCCGGTTCCACGACGGTCGTCACATCGACTCCCGCAGCGCGGAGCGAGTCGGCGAAGGCCTCACCGGAAACCCGCAACTCATCGGTTTCATCGTTGACCATGATCGTCGGCGGGAAGTCGGCAAGGGCCTCGGGCTCCGCCGTCCCGGGAATGGCATAGGCGTCGGCGGCGGCGATGTCGCCGCCGAGATAGTTCTCGTACATGCCGCGGACGAACGCCGGCGGGAACACGTCGGCCTCCGGCGCGGCGTCCAACAAGGTGCGCAGCTCCACAGGAGGAGCGGCTTGCACGGCGTGGAGCGTGGGGTAGGCGAGCACTGCGAGGGACGGCCTCGGGCCGGGGTCGTGGGACAAGCGAAGTGCCGCGCCGGCAGCGAGGTTTCCCCCGGCGCTGGCGCCACCGATCGCCCAGCCGCGCGTCGCTGGCCTCGATGACACGGCCCAGCGGAACGCCGCGACCACCTCGTCATGAGCGATCGGGTACGACGCGCCTTCCCGCTCGGGTGTGCCGAGTCGTGCGCTCCACTCCGCTGTCACGGGTGCTCGTGCATAGTCCACGCTCGCGACGAGGATCCCGCGGTCCGCGAATGCCCGCGCCACCGCATCGGCCTCCGGCATGTCCAGGTCGCCGCCCGCGAAACCGCCGCCGTGCGCCCAGACGAGTCCATGACCGGTCGGCGAGTGCGGCGAGTACACACGGATCCGGAGGGGGCCATGCGGTCCTTCGAGGATATGGTCCTCACGGGGCGACGTGCTCATCCGACTCAGAGTAGCGGTGCGGCTCAGGTCGGCGTCGATGTGCGGCGCTGCGCGCTCGCACCGCGCATGATCCGGGCGACCGCCGTGATGAGGAAGAACTGTCCGGTGATGCCCTCGGCGACGGCGATGCCCTGGACGCCCGGCGCGACCGGGACGAGGTTGCCGTACCCCGTCGTGGTGAGGGCGGTGAACGAGAAGAAGAGCTGATTGCCGAGCGAGTCGCTCGCGGTGTCGCCGAAGAGCGGGGTGGCGAGCAGCAGTGAGAGCAGGTTGTAGACGAAGGCGAAGAACATGCCGACGAGGATGTAGGCCGTCACGGCCGCGAGGAGCGCCTCGACGTCGAGCCCGCGCCGGGTAACCTGATGGGCGATGATCGCCCACGGAGAGATCAGCAGGGTGATCATCGATGCCGCGGACAGTGCGACGGCGAGGGCGGGGCTGTCCGTGGCGAAGAACGCGGCGAGGAGGGCGGCCACGCCGGCGACCGAGAGCACCACCCAGGACACGCGCTGCACGAGGGCGCGCGCCCTCGTGACCCGGAAGACGATCGCCACGGTGATCAGCATCGCCAGGAACGCCCAGGGGCTGGGAATGGTGCTGGGTTGTGCGGCGCACAGGCCGTAGCTCACGGCGAGGAGCAAGAGGACGGTGGCGTACCCGATGGCCCCGCGTCTCGGGTCGGCCGGTGCGACGAGGGGTGTGCGGGCGTGCGCTCCGGAAGTCTCGGACATGGTCTCTCCTCTCGCGCCCGCGGGGGCGGACCCCGGAACGTGCGGACAGTATCGCAGGGTGATCGGCCTGCGCGGAGGACCCCTCGGGGCCGGCGGTTCGTGACCGTGCGCCGGACCCGTTATGATGGTGGGGTGCATCCGTGCTTTCGGGTCGGATGCCTGGAGACGTCGCATAGTCCGGCCTAGTGCACCACCCTGCTAAGGTGGAGTCCCCTTACGGGGACCAGGGGTTCAAATCCCCTCGTCTCCGCACGGAGAAGCCCCGACGAGTCCGCTCGCCGGGGCTTTCGTGTTCCCGGACGCGGGCGGGCCCTCCTCACGCCCTCGTCTGCGGTGCCCAGGCAGGCTCGGGCGAGAGTGCGGCGGAGATCTTCCGGCTGGCCGTGCCGAGCTGCCGTGCCTGCGCCGGGGTCAGGGTGTCGAAGACGACGCGGCGGATGAGGGCCTGGTGTGCGGGAGTCGACTCCTCGACCTTCCGGTGCCCCGCCTCCGTGAGGATGCCGAGGGTGAAGCGCCCGTCCTCCCCATCGACCTCGCGACGGACCCAGCCTTTCGCCTCCAGGCGGGTGATCGCGCGAGAGAGCCGGGACAGCGTGCTGTTCGCGTAGCCGGCGAGGACGCTGAGCCGGAGCGTGCGCTCCGGTGCCGCATCGAGGGCGAAGAGGAGGCCGTGTTCGAAGTGGGTGAGTCCGCTGTCCCGTTGCAGCTGCGCGTCGAGGGCGGCGGGGAGGCGCTCGAGGAGGGTCGCGAGCGCCGACCAGACGTCCAGCTCATCGGCACTCAAGGGGGCGGAGGAGGATGGCGACATTCCTCCACCGTAGCGGTCGAGCCGTGCTCTTCGCTTGCGTGGGAAAGTGATCGCTGGCTAGTATGACTTGCTCAGGCAAGTAAAGCGGATGCGACCGCGCGATCGGAAGAGGGACAGATGGAACTGGGGCTGCGCGGCACGAGGGCGTTCATCAGCGGATCGAGCCAGGGGATCGGCTTCGCCATCGCCTCCGCGCTGGCGGCCGAGGGCGTCGACGTCGTCCTCAACGGCCGCGACGAGCGCAAACTCGATGCCGCCGTCGACCGGCTGCGCGCCACCCATCCGGAGGTGGCCGTCTCCGGGCTCGCCGCGGACTTCACCGATCCCGGTCAGGTGGCCGACCTGACGCAGCGGCTCGGTGCCGTCGACATCCTCGTCAACAACGTCGGCCTCTTCGGGCTCGCCGACTTCGCGGACATCGCCGACGAGGACTGGACGCGCTACTTCGAGGTGAACGTGATGAGCGGCGTGCGCCTCTCCCGGGCCCTCCTGCCGCGGATGCGGGAGCGCGGCTGGGGGCGCATCGTCTTCGTCAGCAGCGAGTCCGGCGTGAACATCCCGGCCGACATGGTGCACTACGGCGTGACGAAGGCGGCGATGATCGCCCTCGGGAATGGGGTGGCCAAGCTCACCCGCGGTACCGGGGTGACGGTGAACACCGTCCTGGGCGGACCGACCTATTCGGAGGGCGTCGCGGCGAGCGTCGCGGCGGTCGCCGACGCCCGGTCCGTCTCCGTCGAGGCGATGAAGCAGGCGATCATCGGGCAGAACGCGACGACACTGCTCGAGCGCTTCCTCGACCCCTCCGAGATCGCCGACCTCGTCGTGTATCTGGCCAGCACCCGCTCATCGGCGACCAACGGCGCGGCTCTGCGTGCCGATGGAGGAGTGCTGACGACGGTGCTGTGAGGGCGGTCGAAGAGTCGCCCGGGAATGCCCGTTCGGGTATCCTCGCGGGCATGCCTGAACCCACCCAGACGCCGCAGCGCGAAGCCTTCGGCTCCCGGAACGTGTTCATCCTCTCGGCCATCGGCTCGGCCGTGGGGCTCGGGAACATCTGGCGCTTCCCGTACGTCGCCTACGAGGGGGGCGGCGGCGCCTTCCTCATCCCGTATCTGTGCGCACTGCTGACCGCCGGCATCCCGCTGCTCTTCCTCGACTATGCGATCGGCCACCGCTTCCGTGGCTCCGCGCCGCTCGCCTTCCGGCGCCTGCACCGGGCCGCCGAGCCCCTGGGATGGTGGCAGGTGCTGATCTGCGTCGTCATCGCGGTGTACTACGCGGTGATCGTCGCGTGGGCGGGCATGTACACCTGGTTCTCGGCGCAGCTCACCTGGGGTGCGGGCAACGAGAACGACTTCTTCTTCGTCGACTTCCTGCAGTCGGCCGACGTCGCGGAGGTCGGCCTGTCCGGGGAGTTCGTGCCGCAGGTGGGCCTGCCGCTGATCGCGGTGTGGCTGATCGTCATCGTCATCATGGCACTCGGCGTCAAGCGCGGCATCGGCCGCGCCAACATGATCCTGATGCCGCTGCTCACCCTCATGTTCGCTGTGCTCGTGGTGCAGGCGCTCTTCCTCCCCGGCGCCCTGGACGGTCTCAACGCGTTCTTCACGCCGAACTGGGAGGCCCTCGCCGACCCGGCCGTCTGGGCCTCCGCCTACGGGCACATCTTCTTCTCGCTGTCCGTCGCATTCGGGATCATGGTCACCTACGCCTCGTACCTGAAGCGGAAGACCGACCTCACCGGCTCCGGGCTGGTGGTCGCGTTCGCCAACTCCGGGTTCGAGATCCTCGCCGGCATCGGCGTCTTCGCGGCCCTGGGCTTCATGGCCCAGGCGCAGGGCACCGACGTCTCCGGCGTCGCGACCTCGGGCATCGGTCTCGCGTTCGTCGCCTTCCCGACCATCGTGTCGCAGGCGACCGGCGGCTCGATCATCGGTGTGCTGTTTTTCGGGGCCCTCGTGTTCGCGGGCATCACCTCGATGATCTCGATCCTGGAGGTGATCGTCGCGGCGCTGCAGGACAAGCTCGGCTGGGCGCGGGTGCGCACCACCCTCGTCGTCTCGATCCCGCTGGCGATCATCTCCGCCGCGCTGTTCTCCACCACCACCGCGCTGTCGGTGCTCGACACCACCGACGCCTTCGTCAACGCTTTCGGCATCATGGCCGTCGCCCTCGTCGCGGTGATCGTGGTGGCCTGGGTGCTGCACCGGCTGCCGCAGCTGCAGGAGCACCTGAACCGCCGGTCGAGCTTCCGAGTCGGTCTGCTGTGGCGCCTCCTCGTGGGCGTGCTGGCCCCGCTCGTGCTCGGGTACCTGCTGGTCTCGGAGCTCCTGGCCAAGATCGCCGAGCCGTACAGCGGCTATCCCGGCTGGTTCCTCGGCGTCTTCGGCTGGGGCATGGTCATCGCGCTGGTGATCGGGGGCGTGCTGCTGTCGCTCGTGCCGTGGAGCCGGCGATCGCGAGCGAAGGACGACGTCGGGTACGACGACTTCCTCGATCAGGAGGACTACGACGCCGATCCGGAGACGACGAGCATCGCCGTCCCGGCCGCGCAGACGAAGGGAGCGGGAGCATGACCACCACCGCGATCGTCATGATGATCATCGCCATGGTCACCGTGTGGGGCGGTCTCCTCGCCGCCGTGGTGAACCTCGCCCGGCACCCCGAGGTGGAGGACACGGAACCGGCGGTCCCGGTCGAGCTCTGACCGGTCGGCCGACCGCATCGGACCGGAACGATCGGGTGCGATCGGGGGCCGCGGCGACACGATGAGGGGGAAAGGAGGATCCCCGTGATCGGCACGCTCAACGCCCTGGTCGACCTCGTGGACGCGGAAGGCGGACAGGAGATCGACATCGCCGCGTTCGCCCGCGCGCACGGCACCACCGAGTACCACCTGCGCCGGATGTTCTCGGCCTTGGCCGGCATGTCGGTGACCGAGTACGTGCGCCGTCGCCGGATGACGCTCGCGGGCGCCGAGCTCGCCGCCGGGGCGCCGAGTCTGCTCGACGTGGCCGTCCGGCACGGCTACGGCTCGACCGAGGCTTTCGGCCGGGCGTTCCGCGCCGTGCACGGCATCGGACCGGCCGACGCGCGTCGACACGGGGGTCCTCTCCGCACACAACCCACGCTCCGGTTCCGCCTGAGCGTCGAAGGGAGTACCCCGATGGACGTCACCATCACCCGCCGTCCCGCGTTCGTCCTCGCCGGCCATGCCGCCGAGGTCCCGCTCATCCATGTCGGCGTCAATCCGCACATCCAGGAGCACATCGCCGGCATCCCGCCGGAGGAGCACGCCCGCCTCAAGGCGCTCGGCGACGAGGAGCCCGCGGGCATCCTCGCCGTGACCGCCGACATCGACCCGGACGCCCCCGAGGGGACGCCGCTGACCTACCTGCACGGCGTGGCCGTCCGCCAGGGGACGGCGGTCCCGGACGACCTCGACACCCTTCCCGTGGTCGAGGGAGCGTGGGCCGTGTTCGCCGCGAGCGGGCCCTTCCCCGAGACCCTGCAGGAGCTCTGGGCCGCCACCGCCACCGAATGGTTCCCCTCGAATCCGTGGCGGCTGCGCCCCGGACCCTCGATCGTCCGCTACCGGGAGTTCACCGGCGACACGGCCTCCTGCGAGCTCTGGCTGCCGGTCGAGGAGGGCTGACGGCGACATCGGGTCGGGTCCTCCGGACTCGACCCGATGTCGGTGCCCGGTGGCACACTGAGCGAACCGGCGGATGAACGCGAGAGGCAGACCCATGGCGGCGATCGATCCCAAGAGGACACTCGACGCGTACCAGGCGAAACGAGGGGCCTTCCGCACCCTCGAGGTGCCGCCGCTGACGTATCTCATGGTCGACGGCGCCGGCGACCCGAACACCGCTCCTGCGTTCTCCGACGCGGTCGCGGCGCTCTACCCCCTGGCGTACACCCTGAAGTTCACCACCAGGGCCGAGCTCGGGATCGATCAGGTCGTCATGCCCCTGGAAGGGCTCTGGCATGCCCCCGACATGGCCTCGTTCACCACCCGACGGGACAAGTCGACGTGGCTCTGGACGCTCATGATCATGGTCGGGGATCACGTGACCCCTGCCTTCTTCGACCGCGCCGTCGAGACGGTCGCAGCCAAGGCCGCGAAGAAGGGGGAGGAGCTTGCCGCCCTGACGGCGGTCCGCCGGGAGGTGCTCGACGAGGGCCTGTGCGTGCAGACGCTGCACGTCGGACCGTTCGACGATGAGGGTCCCGTGCTGGAAGAGCTGCACGAGCGCTTCGTCCCGGAGCACGGACTGCGGATGCGCGGGCGACATCACGAGATCTACCTCAGCGACCGCCGTCGGACGGCCCCGGAGAAGCTGCGCACCATTCTGCGCCAGCCGGTGGAACGGATCGCCTGAGCGCTGGCGCACCGTGCGCGCGGAAAGCAACCCCCTGATCGGGAATGCGCGCGGCGGATACCCTTCGAGCATGAGCAGCGTCAAGCACGCGGCGCGGGTGGCGAAAGACTCGACCGCGTTCCGCCGGACCGCCCGCGCGGGTTTCGTGGTCCTCGGCATCATCCACATCATCATCGGCGCGATCGCCATCACGATCGCCGCGGGCGGGTCGGGGGACGCCGACCAGGACGGCGCGATGGAGCAGGTGCGCAACAACCCGATCGGCGGGCTGCTGCTGCTCGCGATCGCCGTCGGGCTCCTCGCGCTCGCGGTGTGGCAGGTGGCGAGCGGCTTCCTCGCCGCCGACCCGGCCGAGACGAAGAAGTGGGGCAAGCGGCTCAAGCTCTTCGGCATCTCCGGTACCTACCTCGTGATCGCCGGTCTGGCGCTGGTCTACGCCGTCGGTGGGAGGGCGGAGTCCTCCGACGCCTCGAAGACCCTGAGCCAGGTGGTCCTCGCCGCACCCGGCGGGGTGGCGCTGCTCGTGGTGATCGGTCTCAGCGTCATCGGTGTCGGCATCGGCTTCATCATCGGCGGGATCATGCGCTCCTTCCGCAAGCTCATCGACGTGCCGACCGGAGCCGCCCGCGCCGGCGTGATGGCGCTCGGCATCGTGGGCTACATCGGCAAGGGCATCGCGGTGGGCGTGACGGGCGTGCTGTTCGTGGTCGCCGCCGTGACGCAGGATCCGGAGAAGGCCGCGGGTCTCGATGCCGCTCTGCACAGCCTGCTCTCCCTGCCGTTCGGCCGTTTCATCCTCGGGGCGGTCGGCGTCGGCTTCGCGCTGTACGGCGCCTTCTGCATCGCGCGGGCCCGCCTCGCCCGCATGTCCTAGCCCCTCCCGCGCACGACTTCGGAGATCGCCCGCCGACGCGCCGTCCCGCGGCCGTACGGCCCGGGGAGTCTCGTCCCGCCTCCGAAGCTGTGCTCGCCCGGAGCCGGACCCCGGTCGCCCGGAAGATGGGAGACTGGAACGATGAGCGCTTCTCCCGGAGTCGACGTGATCACCCCGCTGACCGAGACCGAGGTGCAGCGGATCCGTGAGGACTTCCCGATCCTGCACGCCCGCGTCAACGGGCACCCTCTCGCGTACCTCGACTCGGGGGCGACGTCACAGCGCCCGGCGTCGGTGCTCGACGCCGAACGGCGCTTCGCGACGACCATGAACGCGGCGGTCCACCGGGGCGCCCACACGCTGGCCGCCGAGGCGACCGAGCTCTTCGAGGACGCCCGCAGCACCCTCGCCCGGTTCGTGGGGGCCGATGACGAAGAGATCGTCTGGACCTCGAACGCCACCGAAGCCGTGAACCTCGTCGCCTACGCGCTCTCCAACGCCTCGCTCGGCCGGGGCGGAGCCGCCGCCGAACGACTGCGGCTCCGCGAGGGCGACGAGATCGTCACCACCGAGATGGAGCATCACGCCAACCTCATCCCGTGGCAGGAGCTCGCGGCCCGCACGGGTGCCACGCTCCGCGTCATCCCCCTCGACGATGACGGCGCGCTCCGTCTCGACGTGGCCGCGGAGCTCATCTCCGAGCGCACTGGCCTGGTCGCCTTCACCCACGTCTCGAACGTGCTCGGCGTGATCAATCCCGTCGAGGACCTCGTCGCGCTCGCCCGCGAGGTGGGCGCGCTCACGCTGCTCGACGCCTGTCAGTCCGCGCCGCACCTGCCGCTGGACGTGCACGACCTCGGCGTGGACTTCGCGGTCCTGTCCGGCCACAAGATGCTCGGGCCGACCGGGATCGGCGCCCTGTACGGCCGGCGCGAGGTCCTCTCCGCGATGCCGCCGTTCCTGACCGGTGGCTCCATGATCACCACGGTCACCACGACCGAGGCCGAGTACCTCCCCCCGCCCCAGCGCTTCGAGGCCGGGACGCAGCGGGTCTCGCAGGCGATCGCGCTCGCCGCCGCCGTCGATTACCTCTCCGGAGTGGGCATGGAGCGCATCGCGGCGCACGAGGCCGCGTTCGGGCGCCGTCTCGTCGACGGGCTGAGCGCGATCGACGGCGTCCGAGTCCTCGGGGCGGGGATCGCGCTGCCGCGGGTGGGGCTCGCGAGCTTCGACGTCGCCGGCATCCACTCGCACGATGTCGGACAGTTCCTCGACGACCAGGGCATCGCGGTCCGGGTCGGGCACCACTGCGCGCAGCCCCTGCATCGCCGGCTGGGGGTGACCTCGTCGACCAGGGCGAGCACCTATCTGTACACGACCGTGTCCGAGGTGGACGCGGCCATCGACGCGGTCGCCGGGGCGATCGCCTTCTTCCGGAGGGGCGCATGAGCGACCTGCAGAACCTGTACCAGGAGCTGATCCTGGACCACTCGCGCACGCCGCACGGGTTCGGTCTCCGCGAGGAGATCCCGGCGCAGTCGCACCAGCTCAACCCCACCTGTGGGGACGAGGTCACCCTGCAGGTGCATCGCGGTCCGGATGGCGGTGTCGAGGCGATCGCCTGGGAAGGGCACGGCTGCGCGATCTCGCAGGCGTCCGCCTCCCTCCTGGCCGAGCTCGCCGAGGGACTCACGGTGGAGGAGCTCGAGATGCGCATCGCTGCGTTCCGGGAGGCGATGCGCTCCCGCGGCCGGATCGAACCCGACGAGGAGCTCCTCGGCGATGCCGCAGCGCTCGGCGGGGTGTCGCGGTACGTGGCCCGCGTGAAGTGCGCCATGCTCGCCTGGGTGGCGGCCGAGGACGCGCTCACGCGCCTCTGACCGCGAGGCTTCGCGCAGCTCCCCGCCGGGAATAGCCTCGCGCCGCAGACGTTGGGGCGAGCATGACAACTCTCGGAATCATCGGAGCAGGCAACATCGGCAGCCAGATCGCCCGGGTGGCGGTGGCGAACGGCTATGACGTGGTGATCGCGAACTCGCGAGGACCGGAGACGCTCGCCGACCTCGTCGCCGAGCTCGGGCCGAAGGCCCGGGCGGCGACCGCGGAAGAGGCGGCCGCCGCCGCGGACGTCGCCGTGGTGACCGTGCCGCTGCACGCGATCGATCGGCTCCCGGCCGCACAGCTCGCCGGGAAGATCGTGCTCGACACGAACAACTACTACTTCGAGCGCGACGGGCACATCGAGGCACTGGACAAGGGCGAGACCACGACGTCCGAGCTCGTGCAGGCGCAGCTGCCCACGTCGAAGATCGCCAAGGCCTTCAACCACATCTACGCCGCGGACATCACGACGGACGGCGCTCCGGCCGGTGCCCCGAACCGGCGGGCCCTGGCCACGGCCGGCGACGACGCGGACGCGGTGGCGTTCGTGACGCGCTTCTATGACGAGGCCGGTTTCGACACGGTCAACGTCGGTCCGCTCAGCGAGTCCTGGCGCGTCGAGCGCGACCGCCCGGCCTATGTCGTGCGCCAGAACGCCGAGGAGCTCACCGCGAACCTCGCACGCGCGAACCGGCGTCCCTGAGGCCCCGCACTTCCGCCCGGTCTGGGATACCAAAGTTGGCCGATCCCAGGCCGGGATGCGACAATGCCCAGATGGCGGGGGCTATAGGGGCGAGCGGGGAACTCGAGTCGGTCAGGGTCACGAGGATCCTCCGGGACGACATCGTGCTCGGTCGGCGCGCTCCCGGGTCGCGGCTCGTGGAGCGGGACATCGCCGCCGAGCTGCACGTGTCCCGTCTGCCGGTGCGCGAGGCCATCCGCACCCTCGTCGCGGAGGGCGTGGTGGTGGCACGTCCGCGCACCTGGGCCGTGGTCCGGGAGTTCACGCATGACGACATCCGCAACTTCGCGGAGGTGCGGGAAGCGATCGAGACGCTCATCTTCGTGTTCGCCGCCGAGCGGCACGATGCGGCGGGGCTCGCGCGGCTGCGGGCGACGTACGAGCGCGAGCTCGTCGCGGCTCGATCCGGGGACGGCGAGGCGGCGCGCAGCGCGGCGGCCGCGTTCCACGAGGTGGCCGTCGACCTCGCGGGCAACGAGATGCTGGGCGAGCTGATCTCGGTGTTCCTCACGCGGTTGCGCTGGCTGTTCGGTCAGCACGACGATCTGGAGGCGATGGCGGAGGAGCACCGGGTCATCCTCGATGCCGTCGCTGCGCGGGACGTCGCGACGCTGCGCCGGATCGTCCCGCTGCATCTGGCCAGTGGCCAGGCCGCGGCCGAGAACCGGCTGGCGCGCAGCGCCGGGCGCTGACGCGAGGCGCCCGCCAAGACGACCCCGGCGCGCGGCGCTCCGGTTGTATCCTTGTCCGGTCGGAGTCGGTCCGGTCTGTTCGCGTTGTCCTGGGGAGCGAGATGCGAAGTCTTGCTGTCGTCGTCGGGGGGATCCTCCTGCTCG is from Microbacterium sp. BLY and encodes:
- a CDS encoding AraC family transcriptional regulator, which codes for MIGTLNALVDLVDAEGGQEIDIAAFARAHGTTEYHLRRMFSALAGMSVTEYVRRRRMTLAGAELAAGAPSLLDVAVRHGYGSTEAFGRAFRAVHGIGPADARRHGGPLRTQPTLRFRLSVEGSTPMDVTITRRPAFVLAGHAAEVPLIHVGVNPHIQEHIAGIPPEEHARLKALGDEEPAGILAVTADIDPDAPEGTPLTYLHGVAVRQGTAVPDDLDTLPVVEGAWAVFAASGPFPETLQELWAATATEWFPSNPWRLRPGPSIVRYREFTGDTASCELWLPVEEG
- the sufU gene encoding Fe-S cluster assembly sulfur transfer protein SufU — protein: MSDLQNLYQELILDHSRTPHGFGLREEIPAQSHQLNPTCGDEVTLQVHRGPDGGVEAIAWEGHGCAISQASASLLAELAEGLTVEELEMRIAAFREAMRSRGRIEPDEELLGDAAALGGVSRYVARVKCAMLAWVAAEDALTRL
- a CDS encoding sodium-dependent transporter, encoding MPEPTQTPQREAFGSRNVFILSAIGSAVGLGNIWRFPYVAYEGGGGAFLIPYLCALLTAGIPLLFLDYAIGHRFRGSAPLAFRRLHRAAEPLGWWQVLICVVIAVYYAVIVAWAGMYTWFSAQLTWGAGNENDFFFVDFLQSADVAEVGLSGEFVPQVGLPLIAVWLIVIVIMALGVKRGIGRANMILMPLLTLMFAVLVVQALFLPGALDGLNAFFTPNWEALADPAVWASAYGHIFFSLSVAFGIMVTYASYLKRKTDLTGSGLVVAFANSGFEILAGIGVFAALGFMAQAQGTDVSGVATSGIGLAFVAFPTIVSQATGGSIIGVLFFGALVFAGITSMISILEVIVAALQDKLGWARVRTTLVVSIPLAIISAALFSTTTALSVLDTTDAFVNAFGIMAVALVAVIVVAWVLHRLPQLQEHLNRRSSFRVGLLWRLLVGVLAPLVLGYLLVSELLAKIAEPYSGYPGWFLGVFGWGMVIALVIGGVLLSLVPWSRRSRAKDDVGYDDFLDQEDYDADPETTSIAVPAAQTKGAGA
- a CDS encoding GyrI-like domain-containing protein is translated as MAAIDPKRTLDAYQAKRGAFRTLEVPPLTYLMVDGAGDPNTAPAFSDAVAALYPLAYTLKFTTRAELGIDQVVMPLEGLWHAPDMASFTTRRDKSTWLWTLMIMVGDHVTPAFFDRAVETVAAKAAKKGEELAALTAVRREVLDEGLCVQTLHVGPFDDEGPVLEELHERFVPEHGLRMRGRHHEIYLSDRRRTAPEKLRTILRQPVERIA
- a CDS encoding aminotransferase class V-fold PLP-dependent enzyme, with translation MSASPGVDVITPLTETEVQRIREDFPILHARVNGHPLAYLDSGATSQRPASVLDAERRFATTMNAAVHRGAHTLAAEATELFEDARSTLARFVGADDEEIVWTSNATEAVNLVAYALSNASLGRGGAAAERLRLREGDEIVTTEMEHHANLIPWQELAARTGATLRVIPLDDDGALRLDVAAELISERTGLVAFTHVSNVLGVINPVEDLVALAREVGALTLLDACQSAPHLPLDVHDLGVDFAVLSGHKMLGPTGIGALYGRREVLSAMPPFLTGGSMITTVTTTEAEYLPPPQRFEAGTQRVSQAIALAAAVDYLSGVGMERIAAHEAAFGRRLVDGLSAIDGVRVLGAGIALPRVGLASFDVAGIHSHDVGQFLDDQGIAVRVGHHCAQPLHRRLGVTSSTRASTYLYTTVSEVDAAIDAVAGAIAFFRRGA
- a CDS encoding DUF1206 domain-containing protein; the encoded protein is MSSVKHAARVAKDSTAFRRTARAGFVVLGIIHIIIGAIAITIAAGGSGDADQDGAMEQVRNNPIGGLLLLAIAVGLLALAVWQVASGFLAADPAETKKWGKRLKLFGISGTYLVIAGLALVYAVGGRAESSDASKTLSQVVLAAPGGVALLVVIGLSVIGVGIGFIIGGIMRSFRKLIDVPTGAARAGVMALGIVGYIGKGIAVGVTGVLFVVAAVTQDPEKAAGLDAALHSLLSLPFGRFILGAVGVGFALYGAFCIARARLARMS
- a CDS encoding methionine/alanine import family NSS transporter small subunit, whose amino-acid sequence is MTTTAIVMMIIAMVTVWGGLLAAVVNLARHPEVEDTEPAVPVEL